The following coding sequences are from one Myxococcus stipitatus window:
- a CDS encoding sulfate ABC transporter substrate-binding protein, translating to MRFRVWFSLLAVLSLSGCSKSPGDAAAPVTLLNVSYDPTRELYEDFNAAFAKHWEATTGKKVSIRQSHGGSGKQARAVIDGLEADVVTLALAYDVDMLHDKAKLIPEDWQRRLEQNSAPYTSTIVFVVRKGNPKGIRDWDDLVREGVSVITPNPKTSGGARWNYLAAWGHALRKPGGTEATARTYVEQLFRNVPVLDSGARGATTTFAERGLGDVLLAWENEAFLLTDEVGRERFEIVVPSESILAEPPVAVVDHNVDKRGTRAVAEAYLRYLYSDEGQQLVARHHYRPRSAAVAQRYGARFAQVKLFTIDEVFGGWRKAQAAHFDDGGVFDRIYVPQAR from the coding sequence ATGCGCTTCCGAGTCTGGTTCTCCCTGCTCGCCGTGCTGTCGCTGTCGGGTTGCTCGAAATCTCCGGGTGACGCCGCGGCCCCCGTCACGCTGCTCAACGTCTCGTACGACCCCACGCGGGAGTTGTACGAGGACTTCAACGCCGCCTTCGCGAAGCACTGGGAGGCGACCACCGGCAAGAAGGTCTCCATCCGCCAGTCCCACGGTGGCTCCGGCAAGCAGGCGCGGGCCGTCATCGACGGGCTGGAGGCGGACGTCGTCACGCTGGCGCTCGCCTACGACGTGGACATGCTCCACGACAAGGCGAAGCTCATCCCGGAGGACTGGCAGCGGCGGCTGGAGCAGAACAGCGCGCCCTACACCTCCACCATCGTGTTCGTGGTGCGCAAGGGCAACCCCAAGGGCATCCGCGACTGGGACGACCTGGTGCGCGAGGGCGTGTCCGTCATCACCCCCAACCCGAAGACGTCGGGCGGGGCGCGGTGGAACTACCTGGCGGCCTGGGGCCACGCGCTGCGCAAGCCGGGCGGCACGGAGGCCACTGCCCGGACCTACGTGGAGCAGCTGTTCCGCAACGTGCCGGTGCTCGACTCGGGGGCGCGGGGCGCCACCACCACCTTCGCGGAGCGCGGACTGGGGGACGTGCTCCTCGCCTGGGAGAACGAGGCCTTCCTGTTGACGGACGAGGTGGGGCGCGAGCGCTTCGAGATCGTCGTCCCGTCGGAGAGCATCCTCGCGGAGCCCCCCGTCGCGGTGGTGGACCACAACGTGGACAAGCGCGGCACGCGCGCGGTGGCGGAGGCCTATCTGCGCTACCTGTACTCGGACGAGGGCCAGCAGCTCGTGGCCCGGCACCACTATCGCCCGCGCTCGGCCGCCGTCGCCCAGCGGTATGGCGCCCGGTTCGCGCAGGTGAAGCTGTTCACCATCGACGAGGTGTTCGGCGGCTGGCGCAAGGCGCAGGCGGCCCACTTCGACGACGGGGGTGTCTTCGACCGCATCTACGTCCCGCAGGCCCGCTGA
- the cysT gene encoding sulfate ABC transporter permease subunit CysT: MATSHRVLPGFRLSLGFTWAYVGLLVLIPLSSLVLKTVSLSWGQFWDTVTAPRALAAYQLSFLASFAAALVNVVFGLLVAWVLVRYRFPGRSLVEALVDLPFALPTAVAGLTLTTLFSARGWYGQHLEALGLRVAYSGLGVAVALTFIGLPFVVRTVQPVLEAIDADVEEAAATLGATPWQTFTRVLFPAVLPALLSGFTLAFARALGEYGSVVFISGNMPMRTEIVPLLIVTKLEQYDYAGATAIAVVMLLASFLLLLAVNLLQRWSQRRLESRPGT, encoded by the coding sequence ATGGCCACGTCGCACCGCGTCCTGCCCGGCTTCCGCCTGTCCCTGGGGTTCACCTGGGCCTATGTGGGGCTGCTCGTCCTCATCCCGTTGTCGAGCCTGGTGCTGAAGACGGTGTCCCTGTCCTGGGGCCAGTTCTGGGACACGGTGACGGCGCCGCGCGCGCTCGCCGCGTACCAGCTCAGCTTCCTGGCGTCCTTCGCGGCGGCGCTCGTCAACGTCGTGTTCGGGCTGCTGGTGGCCTGGGTGCTGGTGCGCTACCGGTTCCCGGGCCGGTCGCTCGTGGAGGCGTTGGTGGACCTGCCCTTCGCGCTGCCCACGGCGGTGGCGGGGCTGACGCTGACGACGCTGTTCTCCGCGCGGGGCTGGTACGGCCAGCACCTGGAGGCGCTGGGGCTCAGGGTGGCCTACAGCGGGCTGGGCGTGGCGGTGGCGCTCACGTTCATCGGGTTGCCCTTCGTGGTGCGCACGGTGCAGCCGGTGCTGGAGGCCATCGACGCGGACGTGGAGGAGGCCGCGGCGACGCTGGGGGCGACTCCGTGGCAGACCTTCACCCGGGTGCTGTTCCCCGCGGTGCTGCCCGCGCTGCTCAGCGGCTTCACGCTGGCGTTCGCCCGGGCGCTGGGGGAGTACGGCTCCGTCGTCTTCATCTCCGGCAACATGCCCATGCGCACGGAGATCGTCCCGCTGCTCATCGTCACGAAGCTGGAGCAGTACGACTACGCCGGGGCGACGGCCATCGCCGTGGTGATGTTGCTGGCGTCGTTCCTGTTGCTGCTCGCCGTCAACCTGCTCCAACGCTGGAGCCAGCGCCGGCTGGAGAGCCGGCCGGGGACCTGA
- the cysW gene encoding sulfate ABC transporter permease subunit CysW, with protein MFAPSTLMARRQSRALGGSAVIRWTLIAVALLFLGVFLFVPLVAVFGFAFQKGHEAYLAAITHPEARSAILLTLTAAAVAVPLNLVFGVAAAWLLSRFRFRGRALLLTLIDLPFSVSPVIAGLIFVLLFGRQGWLGPWLAQRDWHVIFAVPGIVLATVFITLPFVAREVLPVMQAQGSDEEEAALTLGAGGWRTFLRVTLPKVKWGVLYGVILCNARAMGEFGAVSVVSGHVRGVTTTLPLHAEILYNEYDFTGAFAVASLLTLLALVTLVLKKYVEWRSEVA; from the coding sequence ATGTTCGCACCCTCGACACTCATGGCGCGGCGACAGTCGCGGGCCCTGGGCGGCTCGGCCGTCATCCGCTGGACGCTCATCGCGGTGGCGCTGCTGTTCCTGGGCGTCTTCCTGTTCGTGCCGCTCGTCGCCGTCTTCGGCTTCGCCTTCCAGAAGGGCCACGAGGCGTACCTGGCCGCCATCACCCACCCGGAGGCGCGCTCGGCCATCCTGCTGACGTTGACGGCCGCGGCCGTGGCCGTGCCGCTCAACCTGGTGTTCGGGGTGGCCGCGGCGTGGCTCCTGTCCCGCTTCCGCTTCCGGGGGCGGGCGCTGCTGCTGACCCTCATCGACCTGCCGTTCAGCGTGTCGCCGGTCATCGCCGGCCTCATCTTCGTGCTGCTCTTCGGGCGGCAGGGCTGGCTGGGACCGTGGCTGGCGCAGAGGGATTGGCACGTCATCTTCGCGGTGCCCGGCATCGTCCTGGCCACGGTGTTCATCACCCTGCCGTTCGTCGCGCGCGAGGTGCTGCCGGTGATGCAGGCGCAGGGCAGCGACGAGGAGGAGGCGGCGCTGACGCTGGGCGCGGGAGGCTGGCGCACCTTCCTGCGCGTGACGCTGCCGAAGGTGAAGTGGGGCGTGCTCTACGGCGTCATCCTCTGCAACGCGCGGGCGATGGGGGAGTTCGGCGCGGTGTCCGTGGTGTCCGGCCACGTGCGGGGCGTCACCACCACGCTGCCGCTGCACGCGGAGATTCTCTACAACGAATACGACTTCACGGGCGCGTTCGCGGTGGCGTCGCTGCTCACGCTGCTCGCGCTCGTGACGTTGGTGCTGAAGAAGTACGTGGAGTGGAGGAGCGAGGTCGCATGA
- a CDS encoding sulfate/molybdate ABC transporter ATP-binding protein has product MSIVVEQVTRRFTSGGSPAVADVSFQAPAGAITSLLGPSGAGKSTLLRLIAGLESPDSGRVRIDGVDCTRQPVQQRGVGVVFQSYALFRQMTVRQNIAFGLDVRRLPRDETRARVEEMLRLVQLEALGDRYPGQLSGGQRQRVAFARALAISPRVLLLDEPFGALDTRVREELREWLHALHSRTGLTTLLVTHDQQEALEISQHVVVMSEGRVVQAGSPEDIYNHPASPFVASFIGGASVLRGRVQSGKAELGSLALAVPAAAREGEAVHAFVRPHDIKLARPGEAPPGPRPVTGRVARLKVVGGFVKVLLELPSGDEVTVQVPRSEFAALGLTEGDAVRADVLSASVFVGDYAI; this is encoded by the coding sequence ATGAGCATCGTCGTCGAGCAGGTCACCCGGCGGTTCACCTCCGGCGGCAGTCCGGCCGTCGCGGACGTCTCGTTCCAGGCGCCGGCTGGCGCCATCACCTCGCTGCTGGGGCCCTCGGGCGCGGGCAAGTCGACGTTGCTGCGGCTCATCGCGGGCCTGGAGTCCCCCGACAGCGGTCGCGTGCGCATCGACGGCGTGGACTGTACCCGGCAGCCGGTCCAGCAGCGGGGCGTGGGGGTCGTCTTCCAGAGCTACGCGCTGTTCCGCCAAATGACGGTGCGACAGAACATCGCCTTCGGACTGGACGTGCGGCGCCTGCCCCGGGACGAGACGCGGGCCCGGGTGGAGGAGATGCTGCGCCTGGTCCAATTGGAGGCGCTCGGCGACCGCTATCCGGGGCAGCTGTCGGGCGGGCAGCGGCAGCGCGTGGCCTTCGCGAGGGCGCTGGCCATCTCTCCGCGCGTGCTGCTCCTGGACGAGCCCTTCGGCGCGCTCGACACGCGCGTGCGCGAGGAGCTTCGCGAGTGGCTGCACGCGCTGCACTCGCGCACGGGCCTCACCACGCTGCTGGTGACGCACGACCAGCAGGAGGCGCTCGAAATCTCCCAGCACGTGGTGGTGATGAGCGAGGGGAGGGTGGTGCAGGCCGGCTCTCCCGAGGACATCTACAACCACCCCGCGTCGCCCTTCGTCGCCTCGTTCATCGGAGGGGCGAGCGTCCTGCGCGGGCGCGTCCAGTCCGGCAAGGCGGAGCTGGGCTCGCTGGCCCTGGCCGTGCCCGCCGCCGCGCGCGAGGGCGAGGCGGTGCACGCCTTCGTGCGCCCGCATGACATCAAGCTCGCGCGGCCCGGAGAGGCCCCTCCCGGACCGCGCCCCGTCACCGGCCGCGTGGCGCGGCTCAAGGTGGTGGGCGGCTTCGTCAAGGTGCTGCTCGAGCTGCCCTCCGGGGACGAGGTCACCGTGCAGGTGCCTCGCTCGGAGTTCGCCGCGCTCGGCCTCACCGAGGGCGACGCGGTGCGCGCCGACGTCCTCTCCGCGTCCGTCTTCGTGGGGGATTACGCCATCTGA